A single genomic interval of Streptomyces graminofaciens harbors:
- a CDS encoding DJ-1/PfpI family protein, producing MTAKILIVTGDAAESLEVLYPYQRLLEEGYDVHIAAPSRKKLQFVVHDFEPGFDTYTEKPGYTWPADLAFSEVDPGQYAALVVPGGRAPEYLRNDPELRKILKSFFDTDKPVAQICHGPLLTAAADALGGRRVTAYPALELDMQAAGATFQDAEVVVDGTLVSARAWPDHSAWMREFLKVLRATAPVTPA from the coding sequence ATGACTGCGAAAATCCTGATCGTCACCGGCGACGCGGCGGAATCACTGGAGGTCCTGTACCCCTACCAACGACTGCTCGAAGAGGGCTACGACGTCCACATCGCCGCCCCCAGCCGCAAGAAGCTCCAGTTCGTCGTCCACGACTTCGAGCCCGGCTTCGACACGTACACGGAGAAGCCCGGCTACACCTGGCCCGCCGACCTCGCCTTCTCCGAGGTGGACCCCGGCCAGTACGCCGCCCTCGTCGTCCCCGGCGGGCGCGCTCCCGAGTACCTCCGCAACGACCCCGAGCTCCGCAAGATCCTCAAGTCCTTCTTCGACACCGACAAGCCCGTGGCCCAGATCTGCCACGGCCCCCTGCTCACCGCCGCCGCGGACGCCCTCGGCGGCCGCCGCGTCACGGCGTACCCCGCCCTGGAACTCGACATGCAGGCAGCGGGCGCGACCTTCCAGGACGCGGAGGTGGTGGTCGACGGCACGCTGGTGTCGGCTCGGGCGTGGCCGGACCATTCGGCGTGGATGCGGGAGTTCTTGAAGGTGCTGCGAGCGACGGCACCGGTCACGCCCGCGTAG
- a CDS encoding HAD family hydrolase, with translation MGKHEVAHIVWDWNGTLFHDNEAIIGATNAAFAQLGIEPLTMERYRELYCVPVPKFYERLIGRLPTDEEWEVMDEIFHRYYAEHRVACGLTDGVPELLAGWRSAGRSQSILSMYVHDELVPLVRGFGIEPHFIRVDGRTGPSGGSKTEHMVRHLRRLGGVEAERTVVIGDAADDAVAARHVGARAVLYTGGSHSRASLEGVGVPVVDTLEEAVAEAERLAA, from the coding sequence ATGGGGAAGCACGAAGTGGCGCACATTGTGTGGGACTGGAACGGGACGCTGTTCCACGACAACGAGGCGATCATCGGGGCGACGAACGCGGCGTTCGCGCAGCTGGGCATCGAGCCGCTCACGATGGAGCGGTACCGGGAGCTGTACTGCGTTCCGGTGCCGAAGTTCTACGAGCGGCTGATCGGGCGGCTGCCCACCGACGAGGAGTGGGAGGTCATGGACGAGATCTTCCACCGGTACTACGCGGAGCACCGGGTGGCCTGCGGGCTCACCGACGGGGTGCCGGAGTTGCTCGCGGGGTGGCGGTCGGCGGGGCGCAGCCAGTCGATCCTCAGCATGTATGTGCACGATGAGCTGGTGCCGTTGGTGCGGGGATTCGGGATCGAGCCGCACTTCATACGGGTCGACGGGCGGACCGGGCCGTCCGGGGGCAGCAAGACCGAGCACATGGTCCGGCATCTGCGGCGGCTGGGGGGCGTGGAGGCCGAGCGTACGGTCGTGATCGGGGACGCCGCCGATGACGCCGTGGCCGCGCGGCATGTGGGGGCGCGGGCGGTGCTGTACACCGGGGGGTCGCACAGCCGGGCCAGCCTGGAGGGGGTCGGCGTGCCTGTGGTGGACACGCTGGAGGAGGCTGTCGCGGAGGCGGAGCGGTTGGCGGCGTGA
- a CDS encoding DUF6912 family protein — protein MRVYVPLTLPGLAEAYKTGELGEASFVAYAVTPALREWYLSDDIEELEYAALNRAALASLRLVAVEPGAARRRIVVAVDVADRDAVADPDRGLDPAALGEVRVAGPVALAKAAAVHVDADEAEEDVAAAADALGAADHGDDDAQFIVDGAYDHELLWYATQEIPNLVGLGD, from the coding sequence ATGCGCGTCTACGTCCCCCTGACCCTCCCCGGGCTCGCCGAGGCGTACAAGACGGGTGAGCTGGGGGAGGCGTCGTTCGTCGCGTACGCCGTCACGCCCGCGCTGCGCGAGTGGTACCTCTCGGACGACATCGAGGAGCTGGAGTACGCCGCGCTGAACCGGGCCGCGTTGGCCTCGCTGCGGCTCGTCGCCGTGGAGCCGGGGGCCGCGCGGCGCCGCATCGTGGTGGCCGTCGACGTCGCCGACCGGGACGCGGTCGCCGACCCCGACCGGGGGCTCGACCCGGCCGCGCTCGGCGAGGTGCGGGTCGCCGGGCCGGTGGCACTGGCCAAGGCCGCCGCGGTGCATGTCGACGCCGACGAGGCCGAGGAGGACGTGGCCGCGGCCGCCGACGCGCTCGGGGCGGCGGACCACGGCGACGACGACGCCCAGTTCATCGTGGACGGGGCCTACGACCACGAACTGCTCTGGTACGCGACGCAGGAGATCCCGAACCTGGTGGGGCTGGGCGACTGA
- a CDS encoding Rv3235 family protein, with translation MNKVMTRSKRHPGTRPPVRHDTRRPGTGPSRTAPARGTGRTAAATAPAAPAPQLRPTDHFADLLLAVLSGQRPVHSMLRHTVGRAYDELAWLTERGLLRTTRGSRPVIRDIGHYVAGPGALEVFARIGAGDQLRAMAFRLEHGPDHRWRCTAVELGGPRMPRTDDD, from the coding sequence ATGAACAAGGTCATGACCAGGTCCAAGCGCCACCCCGGCACCCGCCCGCCCGTCCGCCACGACACCCGCCGCCCCGGCACCGGCCCGTCCCGTACGGCACCGGCCAGGGGCACAGGCCGTACAGCCGCCGCCACGGCCCCCGCAGCGCCCGCCCCGCAGCTCCGCCCCACCGACCACTTCGCGGACCTCCTGCTGGCCGTGCTGAGCGGTCAGCGGCCCGTGCACAGCATGCTCCGGCACACCGTCGGCCGGGCCTACGACGAACTGGCCTGGCTCACCGAACGCGGCCTTCTGCGCACCACACGCGGCAGCCGCCCGGTCATCCGCGACATCGGCCACTACGTCGCCGGCCCGGGCGCCCTGGAGGTATTCGCCCGTATCGGCGCCGGCGACCAGTTGCGCGCGATGGCCTTCCGTCTGGAACACGGCCCCGACCACCGCTGGCGCTGCACGGCGGTGGAACTGGGCGGCCCACGCATGCCTCGCACGGACGACGACTGA